A genomic stretch from Shewanella woodyi ATCC 51908 includes:
- a CDS encoding 2OG-Fe(II) oxygenase, with amino-acid sequence MDFIEVYPNAIPEDLCDRLIETFEKHQGVVDGRTGNGVDLTKKVSRDLTLDSFEDLFPLRNELLSYTLKHSTSYFNKYAMALMGAVSVQVADEKGQGVTLVPDNYQTLGEPRAEALVKYLYRSGTINVQKYPKSLGGYPHWHSEQFPQAGHNEALHRVVLYMFYLNDVEEGGETEFFYQERKLKPKKGTMVIAPAGFTHSHRGNMPISGDKYIATSWVMFNRAEQLYQAV; translated from the coding sequence ATGGATTTTATAGAAGTTTACCCTAATGCAATTCCTGAAGATCTGTGTGATCGATTAATTGAAACCTTTGAAAAGCATCAAGGGGTGGTCGATGGACGTACTGGTAACGGCGTAGATTTAACCAAGAAGGTTAGTCGTGATCTGACTCTTGATAGTTTTGAAGATCTGTTTCCATTAAGAAATGAGCTTCTCTCATATACACTTAAGCACTCCACGAGCTATTTCAATAAATATGCGATGGCACTTATGGGGGCTGTTTCGGTGCAAGTGGCGGATGAAAAAGGCCAAGGGGTTACATTGGTACCTGATAATTATCAAACACTGGGGGAGCCTAGAGCTGAGGCGCTAGTGAAATATCTGTATCGTAGTGGCACCATTAATGTGCAGAAGTACCCTAAGTCTCTGGGAGGTTATCCCCATTGGCATTCTGAGCAGTTCCCTCAAGCAGGCCATAATGAAGCACTACATAGAGTGGTTCTCTATATGTTTTACCTCAATGATGTTGAGGAGGGCGGCGAGACAGAGTTTTTCTATCAAGAGAGGAAGTTAAAACCGAAAAAGGGAACCATGGTGATAGCACCTGCTGGTTTTACTCATTCCCATCGCGGTAATATGCCTATCAGTGGCGATAAATACATTGCTACATCTTGGGTGATGTTTAATCGTGCAGAGCAGTTATACCAAGCAGTATAA
- a CDS encoding HD-GYP domain-containing protein: MKKSVKVSVEELQIGNFVKLPVSWKDHPFLFSSFKLKQDAQIELIKRLGISHVFIDIERSEVQLDTEQPVQAPTPPKAANDLDSLAEEMSQYKNERIDVHQKMRRQLRKTEQEFDRSVSKMRSVVSKLRSRPLNAVNDAKELIHDMSEQLLNSDNLVLHLMGDAKDDEGIYYHSLNVAILSMLMAKELGWSRTDIELVGIGSLFHDTGKLKVPASILKKKTPLTPPEKNFFKQHPVMGEKILQLAENFPSEAIPIILNHHEHLDGSGFPRGLKEASLDKLSQLVAVINTYDMLCHPDAHSKPRTPYAALGYMFKHFKTKLNQQYTGSLIKMLGIYPPGSIVELSSGQFAMVMAVNLNKLLFPRILAYDAMIPKEQAPIVDLETEGLTIVRCIPHSALPEKVYKYLNPRERVSYFFGQNS; the protein is encoded by the coding sequence ATGAAAAAAAGCGTCAAGGTATCAGTAGAAGAACTGCAGATAGGTAACTTTGTAAAACTACCTGTATCATGGAAAGATCACCCTTTTCTTTTTAGCAGTTTTAAACTTAAACAAGATGCGCAGATAGAGCTTATCAAACGTTTAGGCATTAGCCATGTTTTCATCGATATTGAACGTTCTGAAGTCCAGCTAGATACCGAGCAACCAGTACAAGCTCCTACACCTCCTAAGGCCGCTAATGATCTCGACTCTCTCGCTGAAGAGATGAGCCAGTATAAAAATGAGCGCATAGACGTACACCAGAAAATGCGGCGTCAGTTAAGAAAAACGGAGCAAGAGTTTGATCGCTCAGTATCAAAGATGCGCAGCGTAGTCTCTAAGCTTAGAAGCCGACCACTTAATGCAGTCAATGACGCCAAAGAGTTAATCCATGATATGAGTGAGCAGTTGCTCAACTCGGATAATTTGGTACTTCACTTAATGGGAGATGCAAAAGATGATGAGGGGATTTACTATCACTCACTAAACGTTGCTATTTTATCAATGCTAATGGCAAAAGAGTTAGGTTGGTCACGCACAGATATTGAGCTGGTTGGCATTGGTTCACTGTTTCACGATACTGGCAAGCTGAAAGTGCCAGCAAGTATTCTGAAAAAGAAAACACCGCTTACACCTCCAGAAAAAAACTTCTTCAAACAGCATCCAGTAATGGGGGAGAAGATACTACAGCTTGCAGAAAACTTCCCATCAGAAGCGATACCAATCATTCTTAACCATCATGAACACTTAGATGGCTCAGGCTTTCCTAGAGGCTTAAAGGAGGCAAGTTTGGATAAGCTCTCCCAACTTGTAGCAGTCATTAATACCTATGATATGCTCTGCCACCCTGACGCTCACTCCAAGCCTAGAACCCCTTATGCTGCATTAGGCTATATGTTTAAACACTTCAAAACGAAGTTAAATCAGCAGTACACTGGAAGTCTAATAAAAATGTTGGGGATCTATCCACCAGGCAGCATAGTCGAACTTTCGTCTGGCCAATTTGCCATGGTCATGGCCGTAAACCTAAATAAGCTTCTTTTTCCACGGATCTTAGCCTATGACGCTATGATCCCCAAAGAGCAAGCTCCCATCGTCGATCTGGAAACTGAAGGGCTAACTATTGTACGCTGTATCCCTCACTCAGCCTTGCCTGAAAAGGTTTACAAGTATTTAAATCCAAGAGAAAGAGTCAGTTACTTTTTCGGCCAAAACAGTTAG
- a CDS encoding DUF3135 domain-containing protein: protein MTQLPNFDSLKWLAENNPEELERLQKKLCKEAIDHCPESNKEQLISMHFHLEQQMSRCSNPFHRCYLAISIMNDKFIALNDIINNPQEFREQNAKVLTLPPKKL from the coding sequence ATGACGCAGCTACCCAACTTCGACAGCTTAAAATGGTTAGCAGAAAATAACCCTGAAGAGCTAGAGCGATTACAAAAAAAGCTCTGCAAAGAAGCGATTGATCACTGCCCCGAATCCAATAAGGAGCAGCTTATCTCAATGCATTTTCATCTGGAGCAACAGATGTCTCGCTGTAGCAATCCATTTCATCGCTGCTATCTAGCCATCAGCATTATGAATGATAAATTTATTGCTCTTAACGATATAATCAATAATCCTCAGGAGTTCAGAGAACAAAATGCCAAGGTGTTAACTCTGCCGCCTAAAAAACTATAG